aacacactacaacgaacttgttgtcaaaatgttattgtaaaatgtttttgcaaacatgttttaacaaatatttcgtcaacacctAAGTTACattatgttataaaaacgttttatactctttatataccttttatataacccgacatttacacgTTTTTTGGCAATCTttttaaccttttgtgaatgttgtcggaaacgtgttgtgtttgctggggcgtcTTTTTGGCATGACTTCGCTCATGTGTTTTCAAATTACCTGActttgtgaagcctttgttgcagtatTGACATATGTAAGGCTTCAATTTAGTATGAATTCGTTCACGTGTTTTCAAGTTACCTAACTGCATGAAGCCTTTGTTGTAGTATTGGcatatgtaaggcttctctttggtatggatacattcatgtcttttcaagctacctgactgtgtgaagcctttgttgcagtatTGGCATAGGTAAGGCTTCTCTTAAGTATGAATTTGCTCATGTGTTTTGAAGTCACTAGACTGTGTGAAGCATTTGTTGCAGTATTGGCATATGTAAAGCTTCCCTTTGGCATGAATtagttcatgtgttttcaagctacctgactgtgtgaagcatttgttgcaatattggcacatgtaaggtttctctttcttattgtttgtttgtttgtttgtttacccaggttggtccgtgaggaacacatgctaatccatggaaaaccatggacagttccaagctcatacaaatgcacaagcctggatagccagtgtaggctaatatatgcatgttggcctagatagctttgataaacaaagcaagaaatggaagaaaatagctaggaaaaagagaaaagagagaaggccactcccaaacacaattgtacaattttactcttagcccttacttcgtgagaaaggaaactggaattccaatctgaATTCGTTCATGTATTTGTAAGTTCCCAGATTGTGTGAAACCTTTGTTGCAGTATTGGCATATATAAGGCTTCACTTTGGTATGGatacgttcatgtcttttcaaaTAAACAgaatgtgtgaagcctttgttgcagtattggcataggtaaggcttctcttttgtatcaaactgtgtagactctcattcatctgggtatgttgaaattaagatttaatttaaatctggtcaaccagacatacctatttttgacggacgaaccgacgttgcgactgaaaccttcagtcttcagctgggttgtgatgcaaatgaccttgagtaccggacacttccggtattgatgacaatcgacgaggaatgtcctttatgatcctgtcccagccgtgtgaACACTTCATGAACGGACAAACTTGTCTCCTGATCAATTATGTGATCTACTTAGTCTCTGCTTAGATAACACCTACTTTTCGTACAGTGGAAAATTTTACCAACAATGTCATGGATGTTCCATGGGTTCGCCCGTCTCACCGATTATCGCTAACTTGTATATGGAAAGATTTGAGCGCATTGCTTTGTCAATTTTTCCCGGTATAGCGCCATCTAGATGGTATCGATACGTGGATGATACTTGGATTTTAATTAAATCCAACGAACTTGATAGGTTTTTCAACCACATCAATGAAATCGATCCCCATATCAAGTTCACGCAGGAAGGAGTGTCAAATAACAAACTCGCGTTTCTTGACTGTTTAGTGTCCGTGGAAGAAGATCGCTCCCTTACTGTGTCTGTTTATCGAAAACAGACACACACGGACCAGTACCTTCAATTCGGTTCCAATCACCCGCTCATTCAGAAACTCGGCGTGGTCAACACCTTGTTCCACAGAGCTGAGTCGATCATCACCAAAGACTCAGATAAGATTGCTGAACAACAACATCTTCGCAAAGCGCTGGGTAACTGTGGTTACCAGGACTGGGCCATAAACAAGGCCTTGAACAAGGACAGCAATAAACCCACCGCCAGTAGCACGAATCAGACGGGGAGAACAACAAGTATTACCATCCCATATCACGGAGACTTATCGGAAAAACTCAAAAGAATCTATCGCGACCACGGAATTACCACCCACTTTAAACCAACGAACACGATCCGCCAGTCCTtagtgcatcccaaggacaaGCAGCCCAAGGGGAGAATCAGTGGAGTGGTCTACGGGGTCCGCTGTTCCGAAGAGCAAGCCTGTCAAGACTCTTACATAGGAGAAACCGCCCAACCTCTTCACAATCGCATGTTACAACATCGCAGAGCCAGCTCAGGTGGAAACGACTCATCAGTGTATTTACATTTGAAAGCCACcggacaccattttgacaccaaggatgtccgaatcctagatcgcgagcatcgttggtttgagcgtggagtgaaagaggcaatctgggtgagggctgagcaaccatccctcaaccgcgGTGGCGGTGTCCGGgccaaactatcacacggctgggacaggatcataaaggacattcctcgtcgattgtcatcaataccggaagtgtccggtactcaaggtcatttgcatcacaacccagctgaagactgaaggtttcagtcgcaacgtcggttcgtccgtcaaaaataggtatgtctggttgaccagatttaaattaaatcttaatttctcTTTTGTATGATTTTTGTCATGTGTTTTCAAGTCACTAGACTGTGTGAAGCTTTCTTTGCAGTATTGGCACATGTAAAGCTTCCCTTTGGCATGAAGTAGTTTATGTGTTTTCAAGTTACCTGACTGTGTGAAGCATTtgttgcaatattggcacatgaaaggcttctctttcgtatgaattcgttcatgtatTTTCAAGTAACCAGacgttgtgaagcctttgttgcagtattggcatatgaaaggcttctctttggtatgagttcgttcatgtgttttcaagttaccagactgtgtgaagcctttgttgcagtatTGACATATGAAAGACTTCTCTttcgtatgaattcgttcatgtctTTCCAAGTCAACAGaccgtgtgaagcctttgttgcagtattggcatttatatggcttctctttggtatgagttcgttCGTGTGTTTTCAAGTGAttagactgtgtgaagcctttattacagtattggCATATATAAAGCTTGtctttggtatgaattcgttCGTGTGTTTTCAAGCTATTTGACCGTGTGAAGCATTtgttgcaatattggcacatgtaaggtttctctttcttatgaattcgttcatgtgtttTTAAGTTCCCAGATTGTGTGAAACCTTTGTTGCAGTATTGGCATatgaaaggcttctctttggtatggatacGTTCATGCCTTTTCAAGTGACAATAATGTGAgaagcctttgttgcagtatTGACATGGGTACGGCTTCCCTTTTGTATGAAtttgttcatgtgttttcaagtcaCTAGACTGTGTGAAGCATTTGTTGCAGTATTGGCATATGTTAAGCTTTCCTTTGGCATGAAGTAGTTCATGTGTTTTCGAGGTACCTGACTGTGTGAAGCAtttgttgcaatattggcatatgaaaggcttctctttcgtatgaattcgttcatgtgtttTTAAGTTCCCAGACGTTGTGAAGCGTTTGTCGCAGTATTGGCATAtaaaaggcttctctttcgtATGAATTCGTACATGTATTTTCAAGTA
Above is a window of Amphiura filiformis chromosome 20, Afil_fr2py, whole genome shotgun sequence DNA encoding:
- the LOC140142179 gene encoding uncharacterized protein: MPLRRPREWDYLMPHSGTSKTHELLHAKGKLNICQYCNKCFTQSSDLKTHEQIHTKGKPYPCQYCNKGFSHYCHLKRHERIHTKEKPFICQYCNKGFTQSGNLKTHERIHKKEKPYMCQYCNKCFTRSNSLKTHERIHTKDKLYICQYCFTRSVDLERHERIHTKEKSFICQYCNKGFTQSGNLKTHERTHTKEKPFICQYCNKGFTTSVEQGVDHAEFLNERVIGTELKVLVRVCLFSINRHSKGAIFFHGH